A single genomic interval of Daucus carota subsp. sativus chromosome 1, DH1 v3.0, whole genome shotgun sequence harbors:
- the LOC108204453 gene encoding F-box protein At3g07870-like, protein MTLPSTTKTETTPASPPSQKLGVKRIRSSSPRKRKRNRDLDAKISEATSPQLPEELIESEILTRLPIKSAVRFQCVCKSWRSLFSDPQFVNQHSTRQNPNHRDCVVADRAGIISIQSRTEAILSFPRDRGSCMIGSANGLVCIRFRNILSLWNPAIHKSKEIHIPPLGVGVRVDMVGLGFDPISNDYKVAVSYKPRVSGCSSGYGYAVYSVNSVSWLHYRFDDPVYEMLISKSWDSLNPTTVVKDSPYWTCSAKTCSARRNYALCFSLNALKFDATSNRFKLLPRFSSDYDFNFNFRKIFKVLNMRDFLTLMAYEPCITGRADVLHVYSLDEDKVCGGFWSKIYRLGPFDNFWRPRNLEQGFKYGDEVVLHGYGKIFRYDQKTDKLEFIPGTAHRTCRHCYTYTPSLVFLQGMTSIYSENQSPPLGHHSTTPQRLIGSLLREK, encoded by the coding sequence ATGACGTTACCGTCTACAACAAAAACGGAAACGACGCCGGCATCACCGCCGTCGCAGAAGTTGGGCGTAAAAAGGATCCGATCATCTTCCccgagaaagagaaagagaaatCGAGATTTGGATGCAAAGATAAGTGAAGCCACGAGTCCACAGCTCCCGGAAGAATTGATCGAATCGGAGATACTGACACGCCTCCCAATCAAATCAGCGGTACGTTTCCAATGCGTGTGCAAGTCATGGCGATCTCTATTCTCCGATCCACAGTTTGTAAATCAGCACAGCACTCGCCAAAACCCTAACCACCGCGACTGCGTCGTGGCTGATCGAGCAGGCATTATCAGTATTCAGTCCCGCACCGAAGCGATTTTGTCCTTTCCTAGGGATCGGGGGTCCTGTATGATCGGTTCTGCCAATGGATTAGTTTGCATCCGTTTTCGCAACATTCTGTCCTTGTGGAACCCCGCAATTCACAAATCCAAGGAAATTCACATTCCGCCCCTAGGAGTAGGAGTTCGCGTGGATATGGTTGGCCTCGGCTTTGATCCGATAAGTAATGATTACAAGGTGGCTGTCTCGTACAAGCCTCGAGTGTCAGGTTGTTCTTCAGGTTATGGATATGCTGTTTACTCTGTTAATTCTGTTTCATGGTTACATTACCGCTTTGATGATCCTGTTTACGAGATGCTTATTAGTAAGTCATGGGATTCACTCAATCCAACTACCGTGGTCAAGGATTCTCCTTATTGGACTTGTTCTGCCAAGACTTGTTCTGCTCGTAGGAACTATGCTTTGTGTTTTTCATTGAACGCACTCAAGTTTGATGCTACGAGTAACAGGTTCAAGCTGTTGCCTCGCTTCTCCTCtgattatgattttaattttaattttagaaagaTATTTAAAGTCTTGAATATGAGGGATTTTCTTACTTTAATGGCCTATGAACCATGTATAACTGGTAGAGCGGATGTGTTACATGTGTATTCTTTGGATGAGGACAAGGTATGTGGTGGTTTTTGGAGTAAGATATACCGTTTGGGGCCATTTGATAATTTTTGGCGTCCTCGGAACTTGGAACAAGGATTTAAGTATGGTGATGAGGTTGTATTACATGGTTACGGTAAGATTTTCCGCTATGACCAGAAAACAGATAAGTTGGAGTTCATTCCGGGTACTGCACATCGTACCTGCAGGCACTGCTATACTTATACGCCTAGTCTGGTTTTCCTTCAAGGAATGACGTCTATTTATTCAGAGAACCAGAGTCCTCCGCTTGGTCACCACTCTACAACTCCTCAGCGATTAATTGGTTCATTATTAAGAGAGAAATGA
- the LOC108224988 gene encoding F-box/kelch-repeat protein At3g23880-like: protein MAFQIRVPSSEVSLAQKLRSMTLPPKTKTKTTWSSPPPPQRLGVKRIRSSSPRKRKRNRDLDAKISEATSPQLPKELIEAEILTRLPIKSAVRFQCVCKSWRSLFSDPQFVKQHSTHQNPNHRDCLVADRSGVISIQSRSEEIFSFRRDREYYMIGSANGLVCINYHNVLSLWNPAIRKSKEFHIPPLGVGGLVDMLGLGFDPISNDFKVAISYKPRTFDPSGYGYAVYSSNSVSWIHYRFDDPVYEMLISKSWDSLNPTTMVKDSPYWTCSAIVPARRNYVVFTLNVLKFDATSNRFKLLPRFSSDFDVGKIFKVLNMRDFLTLMAYEPCITGRVDVYSLDEDKGCGGFWSKIYRFGPFDDFWRLRDLEQGFKYGDEVVLHGYSKIYRYDQKTDTLKCIPGTKPLTYGDCYTYTPSLVFLQGMTSIYSENQSPPLGHHATTPQRLISSLLRQK, encoded by the coding sequence ATGGCTTTTCAAATTAGGGTTCCGTCATCGGAAGTATCACTGGCACAGAAGTTGAGAAGTATGACATTACCGCCTAAAACAAAAACGAAAACGACGTGGTCATCGCCGCCGCCGCCGCAGAGGTTGGGTGTAAAAAGGATCCGATCATCTTCCccgagaaagagaaagagaaatCGAGATTTGGATGCAAAGATAAGCGAAGCCACGAGTCCGCAGCTCCCGAAAGAATTGATCGAAGCGGAGATACTGACACGCCTCCCAATCAAATCAGCGGTACGTTTCCAATGCGTGTGCAAGTCATGGCGATCTCTATTCTCCGATCCACAGTTTGTAAAGCAACACAGCACTCACCAAAACCCTAACCACCGCGACTGCCTCGTGGCTGATCGATCAGGCGTTATCAGTATTCAATCCCGCAGCGAAGAGATTTTCTCCTTCCGTAGGGACCGAGAGTACTATATGATCGGTTCTGCCAATGGATTAGTTTGCATCAATTACCACAACGTTCTGTCCTTGTGGAACCCCGCAATTCGCAAATCCAAGGAATTTCACATTCCGCCTCTAGGAGTAGGAGGTCTTGTGGACATGCTTGGCCTCGGCTTTGATCCGATAAGTAATGATTTCAAGGTGGCCATCTCCTACAAGCCTCGGACGTTTGATCCGTCAGGTTATGGGTATGCTGTTTACTCCTCTAATTCTGTTTCATGGATACACTACCGCTTTGATGATCCTGTTTACGAGATGCTTATTAGTAAGTCATGGGATTCACTCAATCCAACTACCATGGTCAAGGATTCTCCTTATTGGACTTGTTCTGCCATTGTCCCTGCTCGTAGGAACTATGTTGTGTTTACATTGAACGTGCTCAAGTTTGATGCTACGAGTAACAGGTTCAAGCTGTTGCCTCGCTTCTCCTCTGATTTTGATGTTGGAAAGATATTTAAAGTCTTGAATATGAGGGATTTTCTTACTTTAATGGCCTATGAACCATGTATAACTGGTAGAGTGGATGTGTATTCTTTGGACGAGGACAAGGGATGTGGTGGTTTTTGGAGTAAGATATACCGTTTTGGGCCATTTGATGATTTTTGGCGTCTTCGGGACTTGGAACAAGGATTCAAGTATGGTGATGAGGTTGTATTACATGGTTACAGTAAGATTTACCGCTATGACCAGAAAACAGATACGTTGAAGTGCATTCCGGGTACTAAACCTCTTACCTACGGGGACTGCTATACTTATACGCCTAGTCTGGTTTTCCTTCAAGGAATGACGTCTATTTATTCAGAGAACCAGAGTCCCCCGCTTGGTCACCACGCTACAACTCCTCAGCGATTAATTAGTTCATTATTAAGACAGAAATGA